A region from the Leopardus geoffroyi isolate Oge1 chromosome C2, O.geoffroyi_Oge1_pat1.0, whole genome shotgun sequence genome encodes:
- the MRPS22 gene encoding 28S ribosomal protein S22, mitochondrial, with product MAHSHFRRRWPRIIMATLRASVSLWGLLTGTRNTERVSFPARTRLHLGTLLQPLPRPCGAGLPCRRLASEAESGSSEIKKPTFMDEEVQNILIKMTGLNLQKIFKPAVQELKPPTYKLMTQAQLEEATRKAVEAAKVRLKMPPVLEERAPINDVLAEDKILEGTETAKYVFTDISYSIPHRERFIVVREPSGTLRKASWEERDRMIQVYFPKEGRRVLTPVIFKEENLKTMYSQDRHVDVLNLCVAQFEPDSAEYIKIHHQTYEDIDKHGKYDLLRSTRHFGGMAWYFVNKKKIDGLLIDQIQRDLLDDATSLVQLYHMLHPDGPSAQEAKEQAAEGVHLIKVFAKTEAQKGAYIELTLQAYQEAFISHSAAS from the exons ATGGCTCACAGCCACTTCCGGCGCAGATGGCCCCGGATAATCATGGCGACCCTCAGAGCGTCTGTGTCGCTGTGGGGCCTCCTGACAGGTACTCGGAACACCGAGCGGGTCTCTTTCCCGGCCCGAACTCGGCTCCATCTCGGCACCCTGCTCCAGCCGCTGCCCAGGCCCTGCGGGGCGGGGTTGCCATGCCGTCGGCTTGCCTCTGAGGCGG AATCTGGTAGCTCAGAGATCAAGAAACCTACATTTATGGATGAGGAAGTCCAAAACATACTCATCAAGATGACAGGCTTGAAtctgcagaagatttttaaaCCAGCTGTACAAGAACTGAAGCCACCAACCTATAAGCTGATGACCCAGGCACAGTTGGAAGAA GCTACAAGAAAGGCAGTTGAGGCAGCTAAAGTACGATTAAAAATGCCACCGGTTCTGGAAGAACGAGCGCCAATAAACGACGTGTTAGCtgaagataaaattttggaagGAACGGAAACAGCCAAATATGTGTTTACTGATATATCGTATAGCATACCACACCGG gAGCGTTTTATTGTTGTCAGAGAACCAAGTGGCACACTACGGAAAGCCTCTTGGGAAGAACGGGACAGGATGATACAAGTTTATTTCCCAAAAGAAGGTCGTAGGGTTTTGACACCAGtaattttcaaggaagaaaatctTAAG ACCATGTACAGCCAGGACCGGCATGTTGATGTCCTCAATCTCTGTGTTGCCCAGTTTGAGCCTGATTCTGCTGAATATATCAAA ATTCATCATCAGACTTACGAAGATATAGATAAACATGGAAAGTACGACCTTTTACGCTCAACAAGACACTTCGGTGGAATGGCTTGGTATTTcgtaaataagaaaaagattgaTGGTTTACTGATTGACCAGATTCAGAGAGATTT ACTGGATGATGCCACCAGCTTGGTCCAGCTGTATCACATGCTCCATCCAGATGGCCCGTCGGCTCAGGAGGCCAAGGAGCAGGCTGCTGAGGGAGTACATTTAATTAAG gtctttgcaaaaacagaagcacagaaggGAGCATATATAGAATTAACACTACAAGCTTATCAAGAAGCATTCATTAGCCATTCTGCAgcttcctga